From Abyssibius alkaniclasticus:
GCGCAGAAAATCTGCGACGATATGGGCTTGGGTGTGGAGTTTGAAAAGGTCGGCGGCTTTGACCCCGTAACGTTTGACGAGGCTTGCGTAAGTGCCGTGCGCAGTGCCGCCGAACGGCTGGGCTATAGCCACCGCAATATCATTTCGGGCGCCGGGCACGATGCCTGCTGGATCAACCGCATGGCCCCCACCGCGATGGTCATGTGCCCCTGCGTGGACGGGCTCAGCCACAACGAGGCCGAGGAGATTTCCAAGGAATGGTCGACGGCGGGGGCCGAGGTGCTGTTCCATGCGGTTGTTGAAACGGCGGGGATAGTCGCTTGACCGCGAGCACAAACACCCACGCCGTCCCGGGCCTGACCCGGGACCTCTCTCCACATCCCGAGAGGCCCCGGCGCGGGGGCCGGGGCGGCCATGCTCTTGCTGGCCACACAGCCCAAGCCGTCCCGGGCTTGACCCGGGACCTCGAGCAGGGGAGCGCAGCAGTTGGCATATTTCACCTACATCATGGCATCTCGCCCCGGCGGTGCGCTTTACACCGGTTCCACCAACAACCTGCGCCAGCGCGTCGAGCAGCATCGCAGCGGCGCAACCGGTGGGCATACGGCGAAATACAACATCAGAACGCTGGTCTGGTTTCAGGCGTTTCCGACTTATGGCGAGGCAATGGAGCAAGAGCGACGCATCAAGCGCTGGAAACGAGTCTGGAAGGATCAGTTGATC
This genomic window contains:
- a CDS encoding GIY-YIG nuclease family protein → MAYFTYIMASRPGGALYTGSTNNLRQRVEQHRSGATGGHTAKYNIRTLVWFQAFPTYGEAMEQERRIKRWKRVWKDQLIMEANPNWRDVSGDIPFD